A region from the Andrena cerasifolii isolate SP2316 chromosome 11, iyAndCera1_principal, whole genome shotgun sequence genome encodes:
- the LOC143374759 gene encoding uncharacterized protein LOC143374759 isoform X1 has translation MIGQRCSLSLPIVFYIFNILQQCSRLQCLTIDNRIVITANDCYTRISIGSKLSDVNIVSRIAVASLTECERQCSKNGNTCNSFTFGVDSSGNGTCAISTRIPTLQDLETHTDYDVYVKTRRGSPWCNVDRLYRDFTLGNGTRLMKIRTPNKEGTVTNIYSNSYSKGKNYTASYGLVGIYDLFNNHDGHFPSGDDNHRVLDILANRNQKPASSSPFVTICHRKLQPGKKMVELLVERVLTCENVQECRRACDHEKAFACKGFNHRRGTNGSNDTCELTSTPYFRMNGDRDFLIDSRYDYYEKDPTCLPSVRPGGTVRWMDRVTVYGQNSQDTWSPLDREDGEFIRSFTGDRVRSNQQFPQEDRRDFASRQNAPTWNGNYWRGSEARYSSTVNDDMNPLHDSSINYNEQHSSTRSSTLSKSRLGDRSLPRGFFTPRKDEEFYRKFDDYGIAFGYNDNYMPKTKEFPYGEQKRLPVTSKCSIRLAAGSKLSRNVLRKTCLARDSRQCEDFCINEITFPCGSFAYRYNLVTPNPTDNCLLSDVPYENLNFYTDLEPDRDYDSWIISHDSKVCRSKGTTNRYSSEECFLRVRSGFSMPTDITKKSMLVDDLGGCQFACTMSHEFLCRSFAFKYATEDRDRAQERASPNCLMSDWPSVGINPVDMPDVDGAELYERISFPSGCEPPITIANSPLPITDIQLPPSTTAEPKDKQSAPADVDEICYSQYHRACKLMPHAIVSSTRAATKSECCQKCSTMRNIGSIPCMSFNYMVHTVDTRDNCLLSIISVRDLRPNLDYTYDDDQVLLYMWKDLDPYCSLTVNSLNSPSTAAAVPEEHGEPFSPPASQMNTAQGVPDTATGTFQQIFFHSVPPTRSVFGHENHECNYKRNHAMCNYDVGSRLVSDGFEHRFSTPHPRDLSIFRRYTVNGHPCKNGSVCQRNEIAGYWSCEIEENEQGAGMEPNWDYCCEPNHRCGFSQGYHYPWCYVGSNDDQWRPCSETYYPYPHYLPLPRDYHSLNSELSAFSRRHWPIIYLHETLPPNCTVGN, from the exons ATGATTGGACAGAGGTGTTCTCTATCTTTGCCAATCGTGTTTTATATCTTTAACATTCTTCAGCAATGCTCGCGATTACAGTGTCTTACCATCGACAATCGCATAGTGATTACTGCAAATG ATTGTTATACAAGGATATCAATTGGTTCGAAATTGTCCGACGTGAACATCGTATCGCGAATCGCGGTTGCCAGTTTAACAGAGTGCGAACGCCAATGTTCGAAAAACGGAAATACTTGCAATTCATTTACATTTGG CGTTGATTCAAGTGGTAATGGTACTTGTGCGATCAGCACTCGGATACCAACGCTCCAAGATTTAGAAACCCATACTGATTATGACGTCTACGTGAAAACACGACGGGGTTCACCTTGGTGTAACGTAGATCGTCTCTATCGAGACTTTACTCTAGGCAACGGAACTCGCTTAATGAAAATCAGGACACCAAATAAAGAAGGGACTGTTACAAACATTTACAGCAATTCTTATTCAAA agGCAAAAACTACACGGCGAGCTATGGGCTTGTCGGTATCTACGATCTCTTCAACAATCATGACGGACATTTTCCTTCCGGTGACGACAACCATAGAGTCTTGGATATTCTCGCGAATAGAAACCAAAAACCAGCATCAAGCAGCCCTTTCG TCACGATTTGTCATCGAAAGCTGCAACCCGGTAAGAAGATGGTGGAACTGCTCGTCGAAAGGGTGTTAACTTGTGAGAATGTACAAGAGTGCCGCCGTGCATGCGATCACGAAAAAGCTTTCGCTTGCAAAGGTTTCAATCACAG GCGCGGAACGAACGGTTCGAATGATACATGCGAACTCACATCAACACCATACTTTCGCATGAACGGTGATAGAGATTTCTTAATCGATTCCCGATACGATTACTATGAAAAGGATCCAACTTGTCTTCCGTCCGTGCGACCTGGTGGTACAGTGCGCTGGATGGATCGTGTTACAGTTTACGGACAAAATTCACAAGATACATGGTCTCCGTTAGATCGCGAAG ATGGTGAATTCATTCGGAGCTTTACAGGCGACCGTGTACGATCCAACCAGCAATTTCCACAAGAAGATCGTCGGG ACTTTGCTTCCCGTCAGAATGCTCCTACTTGGAACGGCAATTATTGGAGGGGTTCAGAGGCACGTTATTCCAGCACGGTTAACGACGACATGAATCCTCTTCACGATTCTTCCATCAACTACAACGAACAACATTCAAGCACAAGATCTTCGACTCTATCCAAGTCCCGGCTCGGCGACCGATCGCTTCCGCGCGGATTTTTCACACCCCGAAAAGACGAGGAATTTTACAGGAAATTTGATGATTATGGTATCGCATTCGGATATAATGATAATTACATGCCAAAAACAAAGGAATTCCCTTACGGGGAACAGAAAAGGTTACCAGTGACAAGTAAATGTTCGATTAGACTGGCAGCGGGTTCAAAATTAAGTAGGAATGTCTTACGGAAAACGTGCCTGGCGCGTGATTCAAGACAATGCGAAGACTTTTGCATCAACGAAATCACATTTCCTTGCGGAAGCTTTGCTTATAG GTACAACCTGGTAACACCAAATCCCACCGACAATTGTTTACTGAGTGATGTTccgtatgaaaatttaaatttttacacgGACCTCGAACCAGATCGTGATTACGACAGTTGGATCATTAGTCACGATTCCAAGGTTTGTCGCTCGAAAGGAACAACGAACCGATATTCCTCGGAAGAATGCTTCCTGAGAGTCAGAAGTGGATTCAGCATGCCGACGGATATCACAAAGAAATCAATGCTCGTAGATGACTTGGGGGGATGCCAGTTCGCATGCACGATGTCGCACGAATTTCTCTGCAGAAGTTTTGCTTTTAAATACGCAACAGAAGATCGCGATCGTGCTCAAGAACGTGCGTCTCCGAATTGCTTGATGAGCGATTGGCCTTCAGTAGGAATAAATCCTGTCGATATGCCCGACGTGGATGGTGCTGAATTGTACGAAAGAATCAGTTTCCCCTCTGGTTGCGAACCACCAATTACCATCGCCAATTCACCATTACCAATTACCGACATACAATTACCGCCGTCTACAACGGCGGAACCCAAGGACAAGCAATCCGCTCCGGCAGATGTAGACGAGATCTGTTACTCTCAGTATCACAGAGCATGCAAATTAATGCCCCATGCGATAGTGTCTTCGACACGAGCTGCCACCAAATCGGAGTGCTGCCAGAAATGTTCAACAATGAGGAATATCGGTTCGATACCCTGCATGTCTTTTAACTATAT gGTTCACACTGTTGACACACGAGACAATTGTTTGCTGAGCATCATATCGGTACGAGATCTAAGACCAAATCTCGACTACACCTATGACGATGATCAGGTGCTATTGTACATGTGGAAAGACCTCGACCCCTATTGCAGTTTAACTGTAAATTCTCTTAATTCGCCTAGTACCGCAGCAGCGGTGCCCGAGGAACACGGCGAACCGTTTTCTCCACCAGCAAGCCAGATGAACACCGCACAAGGTGTGCCGGATACCGCAACCGGTACATTTCAGCAGATATTTTTTCACTCTGTCCCTCCCACGAGAAGTGTATTCGGACATGAGAATCACGAGTGTAATTACAAACGTAATCACGCGATGTGCAACTATGACGTTGGATCACGGCTTGTTTCCGATGGTTTCGAGCACAGATTCAGCACCCCCCACC CGAGGGACCTCTCTATTTTCCGGCGTTATACGGTAAATGGCCACCCTTGTAAAAACGGCTCTGTCTGTCAGCGAAACGAGATCGCCGGTTATTGGTCCTGCGAAATCGAGGAAAACGAACAAGGTGCTGGGATGGAACCCAACTGGGACTACTGTTGCGAACCTAATCATCGATGCGGCTTTTCGCAGGGATATCACTATCCCTG GTGTTACGTGGGTTCCAACGACGACCAATGGAGGCCTTGCAGCGAAACGTATTACCCGTATCCCCATTATTTACCCTTACCCAGGGATTATCATTCGTTAAACTCTGAATTATCAGCATTTTCCAGACGTCATTGGCCTATTATTTATCTTCACGAAACGTTGCCGCCAAACTGCACTGTCGGCAACTGA
- the LOC143374759 gene encoding uncharacterized protein LOC143374759 isoform X2, whose translation MIGQRCSLSLPIVFYIFNILQQCSRLQCLTIDNRIVITANDCYTRISIGSKLSDVNIVSRIAVASLTECERQCSKNGNTCNSFTFGVDSSGNGTCAISTRIPTLQDLETHTDYDVYVKTRRGSPWCNVDRLYRDFTLGNGTRLMKIRTPNKEGTVTNIYSNSYSKGKNYTASYGLVGIYDLFNNHDGHFPSGDDNHRVLDILANRNQKPASSSPFVTICHRKLQPGKKMVELLVERVLTCENVQECRRACDHEKAFACKGFNHRRGTNGSNDTCELTSTPYFRMNGDRDFLIDSRYDYYEKDPTCLPSVRPGGTVRWMDRVTVYGQNSQDTWSPLDREDGEFIRSFTGDRVRSNQQFPQEDRRDFASRQNAPTWNGNYWRGSEARYSSTVNDDMNPLHDSSINYNEQHSSTRSSTLSKSRLGDRSLPRGFFTPRKDEEFYRKFDDYGIAFGYNDNYMPKTKEFPYGEQKRLPVTSKCSIRLAAGSKLSRNVLRKTCLARDSRQCEDFCINEITFPCGSFAYRYNLVTPNPTDNCLLSDVPYENLNFYTDLEPDRDYDSWIISHDSKVCRSKGTTNRYSSEECFLRVRSGFSMPTDITKKSMLVDDLGGCQFACTMSHEFLCRSFAFKYATEDRDRAQERASPNCLMSDWPSVGINPVDMPDVDGAELYERISFPSGCEPPITIANSPLPITDIQLPPSTTAEPKDKQSAPADVDEICYSQYHRACKLMPHAIVSSTRAATKSECCQKCSTMRNIGSIPCMSFNYMVHTVDTRDNCLLSIISVRDLRPNLDYTYDDDQVLLYMWKDLDPYCSLTVNSLNSPSTAAAVPEEHGEPFSPPASQMNTAQGVPDTATGTFQQIFFHSVPPTRSVFGHENHECNYKRNHAMCNYDVGSRLVSDGFEHRFSTPHPRDLSIFRRYTVNGHPCKNGSVCQRNEIAGYWSCEIEENEQGAGMEPNWDYCCEPNHRCGFSQGYHYPWYGVTWVPTTTNGGLAAKRITRIPIIYPYPGIIIR comes from the exons ATGATTGGACAGAGGTGTTCTCTATCTTTGCCAATCGTGTTTTATATCTTTAACATTCTTCAGCAATGCTCGCGATTACAGTGTCTTACCATCGACAATCGCATAGTGATTACTGCAAATG ATTGTTATACAAGGATATCAATTGGTTCGAAATTGTCCGACGTGAACATCGTATCGCGAATCGCGGTTGCCAGTTTAACAGAGTGCGAACGCCAATGTTCGAAAAACGGAAATACTTGCAATTCATTTACATTTGG CGTTGATTCAAGTGGTAATGGTACTTGTGCGATCAGCACTCGGATACCAACGCTCCAAGATTTAGAAACCCATACTGATTATGACGTCTACGTGAAAACACGACGGGGTTCACCTTGGTGTAACGTAGATCGTCTCTATCGAGACTTTACTCTAGGCAACGGAACTCGCTTAATGAAAATCAGGACACCAAATAAAGAAGGGACTGTTACAAACATTTACAGCAATTCTTATTCAAA agGCAAAAACTACACGGCGAGCTATGGGCTTGTCGGTATCTACGATCTCTTCAACAATCATGACGGACATTTTCCTTCCGGTGACGACAACCATAGAGTCTTGGATATTCTCGCGAATAGAAACCAAAAACCAGCATCAAGCAGCCCTTTCG TCACGATTTGTCATCGAAAGCTGCAACCCGGTAAGAAGATGGTGGAACTGCTCGTCGAAAGGGTGTTAACTTGTGAGAATGTACAAGAGTGCCGCCGTGCATGCGATCACGAAAAAGCTTTCGCTTGCAAAGGTTTCAATCACAG GCGCGGAACGAACGGTTCGAATGATACATGCGAACTCACATCAACACCATACTTTCGCATGAACGGTGATAGAGATTTCTTAATCGATTCCCGATACGATTACTATGAAAAGGATCCAACTTGTCTTCCGTCCGTGCGACCTGGTGGTACAGTGCGCTGGATGGATCGTGTTACAGTTTACGGACAAAATTCACAAGATACATGGTCTCCGTTAGATCGCGAAG ATGGTGAATTCATTCGGAGCTTTACAGGCGACCGTGTACGATCCAACCAGCAATTTCCACAAGAAGATCGTCGGG ACTTTGCTTCCCGTCAGAATGCTCCTACTTGGAACGGCAATTATTGGAGGGGTTCAGAGGCACGTTATTCCAGCACGGTTAACGACGACATGAATCCTCTTCACGATTCTTCCATCAACTACAACGAACAACATTCAAGCACAAGATCTTCGACTCTATCCAAGTCCCGGCTCGGCGACCGATCGCTTCCGCGCGGATTTTTCACACCCCGAAAAGACGAGGAATTTTACAGGAAATTTGATGATTATGGTATCGCATTCGGATATAATGATAATTACATGCCAAAAACAAAGGAATTCCCTTACGGGGAACAGAAAAGGTTACCAGTGACAAGTAAATGTTCGATTAGACTGGCAGCGGGTTCAAAATTAAGTAGGAATGTCTTACGGAAAACGTGCCTGGCGCGTGATTCAAGACAATGCGAAGACTTTTGCATCAACGAAATCACATTTCCTTGCGGAAGCTTTGCTTATAG GTACAACCTGGTAACACCAAATCCCACCGACAATTGTTTACTGAGTGATGTTccgtatgaaaatttaaatttttacacgGACCTCGAACCAGATCGTGATTACGACAGTTGGATCATTAGTCACGATTCCAAGGTTTGTCGCTCGAAAGGAACAACGAACCGATATTCCTCGGAAGAATGCTTCCTGAGAGTCAGAAGTGGATTCAGCATGCCGACGGATATCACAAAGAAATCAATGCTCGTAGATGACTTGGGGGGATGCCAGTTCGCATGCACGATGTCGCACGAATTTCTCTGCAGAAGTTTTGCTTTTAAATACGCAACAGAAGATCGCGATCGTGCTCAAGAACGTGCGTCTCCGAATTGCTTGATGAGCGATTGGCCTTCAGTAGGAATAAATCCTGTCGATATGCCCGACGTGGATGGTGCTGAATTGTACGAAAGAATCAGTTTCCCCTCTGGTTGCGAACCACCAATTACCATCGCCAATTCACCATTACCAATTACCGACATACAATTACCGCCGTCTACAACGGCGGAACCCAAGGACAAGCAATCCGCTCCGGCAGATGTAGACGAGATCTGTTACTCTCAGTATCACAGAGCATGCAAATTAATGCCCCATGCGATAGTGTCTTCGACACGAGCTGCCACCAAATCGGAGTGCTGCCAGAAATGTTCAACAATGAGGAATATCGGTTCGATACCCTGCATGTCTTTTAACTATAT gGTTCACACTGTTGACACACGAGACAATTGTTTGCTGAGCATCATATCGGTACGAGATCTAAGACCAAATCTCGACTACACCTATGACGATGATCAGGTGCTATTGTACATGTGGAAAGACCTCGACCCCTATTGCAGTTTAACTGTAAATTCTCTTAATTCGCCTAGTACCGCAGCAGCGGTGCCCGAGGAACACGGCGAACCGTTTTCTCCACCAGCAAGCCAGATGAACACCGCACAAGGTGTGCCGGATACCGCAACCGGTACATTTCAGCAGATATTTTTTCACTCTGTCCCTCCCACGAGAAGTGTATTCGGACATGAGAATCACGAGTGTAATTACAAACGTAATCACGCGATGTGCAACTATGACGTTGGATCACGGCTTGTTTCCGATGGTTTCGAGCACAGATTCAGCACCCCCCACC CGAGGGACCTCTCTATTTTCCGGCGTTATACGGTAAATGGCCACCCTTGTAAAAACGGCTCTGTCTGTCAGCGAAACGAGATCGCCGGTTATTGGTCCTGCGAAATCGAGGAAAACGAACAAGGTGCTGGGATGGAACCCAACTGGGACTACTGTTGCGAACCTAATCATCGATGCGGCTTTTCGCAGGGATATCACTATCCCTGGTACG GTGTTACGTGGGTTCCAACGACGACCAATGGAGGCCTTGCAGCGAAACGTATTACCCGTATCCCCATTATTTACCCTTACCCAGGGATTATCATTCGTTAA
- the LOC143374759 gene encoding uncharacterized protein LOC143374759 isoform X3 has protein sequence MFTESGFRSFAFFLIFFHTIQSSTTISQKFTNNKFPLTICHRKLQPGKKMVELLVERVLTCENVQECRRACDHEKAFACKGFNHRRGTNGSNDTCELTSTPYFRMNGDRDFLIDSRYDYYEKDPTCLPSVRPGGTVRWMDRVTVYGQNSQDTWSPLDREDGEFIRSFTGDRVRSNQQFPQEDRRDFASRQNAPTWNGNYWRGSEARYSSTVNDDMNPLHDSSINYNEQHSSTRSSTLSKSRLGDRSLPRGFFTPRKDEEFYRKFDDYGIAFGYNDNYMPKTKEFPYGEQKRLPVTSKCSIRLAAGSKLSRNVLRKTCLARDSRQCEDFCINEITFPCGSFAYRYNLVTPNPTDNCLLSDVPYENLNFYTDLEPDRDYDSWIISHDSKVCRSKGTTNRYSSEECFLRVRSGFSMPTDITKKSMLVDDLGGCQFACTMSHEFLCRSFAFKYATEDRDRAQERASPNCLMSDWPSVGINPVDMPDVDGAELYERISFPSGCEPPITIANSPLPITDIQLPPSTTAEPKDKQSAPADVDEICYSQYHRACKLMPHAIVSSTRAATKSECCQKCSTMRNIGSIPCMSFNYMVHTVDTRDNCLLSIISVRDLRPNLDYTYDDDQVLLYMWKDLDPYCSLTVNSLNSPSTAAAVPEEHGEPFSPPASQMNTAQGVPDTATGTFQQIFFHSVPPTRSVFGHENHECNYKRNHAMCNYDVGSRLVSDGFEHRFSTPHPRDLSIFRRYTVNGHPCKNGSVCQRNEIAGYWSCEIEENEQGAGMEPNWDYCCEPNHRCGFSQGYHYPWCYVGSNDDQWRPCSETYYPYPHYLPLPRDYHSLNSELSAFSRRHWPIIYLHETLPPNCTVGN, from the exons ATGTTCACGGAATCAGGCTTCCGGTCTTTCGcgttctttcttatttttttccatacaattcaAAGTTCAACGACGATATCGCAAAAATTTACCAACAACAAGTTTCCAC TCACGATTTGTCATCGAAAGCTGCAACCCGGTAAGAAGATGGTGGAACTGCTCGTCGAAAGGGTGTTAACTTGTGAGAATGTACAAGAGTGCCGCCGTGCATGCGATCACGAAAAAGCTTTCGCTTGCAAAGGTTTCAATCACAG GCGCGGAACGAACGGTTCGAATGATACATGCGAACTCACATCAACACCATACTTTCGCATGAACGGTGATAGAGATTTCTTAATCGATTCCCGATACGATTACTATGAAAAGGATCCAACTTGTCTTCCGTCCGTGCGACCTGGTGGTACAGTGCGCTGGATGGATCGTGTTACAGTTTACGGACAAAATTCACAAGATACATGGTCTCCGTTAGATCGCGAAG ATGGTGAATTCATTCGGAGCTTTACAGGCGACCGTGTACGATCCAACCAGCAATTTCCACAAGAAGATCGTCGGG ACTTTGCTTCCCGTCAGAATGCTCCTACTTGGAACGGCAATTATTGGAGGGGTTCAGAGGCACGTTATTCCAGCACGGTTAACGACGACATGAATCCTCTTCACGATTCTTCCATCAACTACAACGAACAACATTCAAGCACAAGATCTTCGACTCTATCCAAGTCCCGGCTCGGCGACCGATCGCTTCCGCGCGGATTTTTCACACCCCGAAAAGACGAGGAATTTTACAGGAAATTTGATGATTATGGTATCGCATTCGGATATAATGATAATTACATGCCAAAAACAAAGGAATTCCCTTACGGGGAACAGAAAAGGTTACCAGTGACAAGTAAATGTTCGATTAGACTGGCAGCGGGTTCAAAATTAAGTAGGAATGTCTTACGGAAAACGTGCCTGGCGCGTGATTCAAGACAATGCGAAGACTTTTGCATCAACGAAATCACATTTCCTTGCGGAAGCTTTGCTTATAG GTACAACCTGGTAACACCAAATCCCACCGACAATTGTTTACTGAGTGATGTTccgtatgaaaatttaaatttttacacgGACCTCGAACCAGATCGTGATTACGACAGTTGGATCATTAGTCACGATTCCAAGGTTTGTCGCTCGAAAGGAACAACGAACCGATATTCCTCGGAAGAATGCTTCCTGAGAGTCAGAAGTGGATTCAGCATGCCGACGGATATCACAAAGAAATCAATGCTCGTAGATGACTTGGGGGGATGCCAGTTCGCATGCACGATGTCGCACGAATTTCTCTGCAGAAGTTTTGCTTTTAAATACGCAACAGAAGATCGCGATCGTGCTCAAGAACGTGCGTCTCCGAATTGCTTGATGAGCGATTGGCCTTCAGTAGGAATAAATCCTGTCGATATGCCCGACGTGGATGGTGCTGAATTGTACGAAAGAATCAGTTTCCCCTCTGGTTGCGAACCACCAATTACCATCGCCAATTCACCATTACCAATTACCGACATACAATTACCGCCGTCTACAACGGCGGAACCCAAGGACAAGCAATCCGCTCCGGCAGATGTAGACGAGATCTGTTACTCTCAGTATCACAGAGCATGCAAATTAATGCCCCATGCGATAGTGTCTTCGACACGAGCTGCCACCAAATCGGAGTGCTGCCAGAAATGTTCAACAATGAGGAATATCGGTTCGATACCCTGCATGTCTTTTAACTATAT gGTTCACACTGTTGACACACGAGACAATTGTTTGCTGAGCATCATATCGGTACGAGATCTAAGACCAAATCTCGACTACACCTATGACGATGATCAGGTGCTATTGTACATGTGGAAAGACCTCGACCCCTATTGCAGTTTAACTGTAAATTCTCTTAATTCGCCTAGTACCGCAGCAGCGGTGCCCGAGGAACACGGCGAACCGTTTTCTCCACCAGCAAGCCAGATGAACACCGCACAAGGTGTGCCGGATACCGCAACCGGTACATTTCAGCAGATATTTTTTCACTCTGTCCCTCCCACGAGAAGTGTATTCGGACATGAGAATCACGAGTGTAATTACAAACGTAATCACGCGATGTGCAACTATGACGTTGGATCACGGCTTGTTTCCGATGGTTTCGAGCACAGATTCAGCACCCCCCACC CGAGGGACCTCTCTATTTTCCGGCGTTATACGGTAAATGGCCACCCTTGTAAAAACGGCTCTGTCTGTCAGCGAAACGAGATCGCCGGTTATTGGTCCTGCGAAATCGAGGAAAACGAACAAGGTGCTGGGATGGAACCCAACTGGGACTACTGTTGCGAACCTAATCATCGATGCGGCTTTTCGCAGGGATATCACTATCCCTG GTGTTACGTGGGTTCCAACGACGACCAATGGAGGCCTTGCAGCGAAACGTATTACCCGTATCCCCATTATTTACCCTTACCCAGGGATTATCATTCGTTAAACTCTGAATTATCAGCATTTTCCAGACGTCATTGGCCTATTATTTATCTTCACGAAACGTTGCCGCCAAACTGCACTGTCGGCAACTGA